Below is a window of Dromiciops gliroides isolate mDroGli1 chromosome 5, mDroGli1.pri, whole genome shotgun sequence DNA.
CCTTgattccattagattgtaagttccttaacAGTTggaattgtcttttacctttttttatccctagtacttagaacactgcctggaacatagtaggcactaatgAGTGTTGATTGATTCAATGAGGTTTAAAAGAAACAGCAAGGGGAAAGAAATTCTAACTGTAGGTAAACATCTCTCTCATTGAATACAAAAGGAAGGCAGAGGGACCATCTGTCCTATTCAATGTCAGGAAGGTCAACCCTGAAATACAGCAAGCCCCCTTTAAAGCCTTTTGCTGTCCCTGGCATTATTGAAGACAAGTTCTAGGGTATAAGAAAAGCACACTTGGAAGTCTGATAGCACCAAAGCAAAATCTTAGCTCCATGTTATCAGAGAGGCATCTCTGTCTTTATCTAACACAATCCCATCTCTTCTCTATCCTTTCTCTTTCAGTGGCTGCTTTTATAAGGTGATTCTCCCTCTGACCCTTTAATTGTGAAGACACATCAGACAGTGAATACATTGAGGATAGCAGTTTTAGGTGAAGAAAGGGGAAATATGTCGTATGAAAGCaaattgatattttatttagaattgacCTTTTCACTTGGCCCCCTGCATAATTCTTTACAATAGAGACTAATAAAACTTACACAAATAACTGATATGGGGGGATAAGAAATGTAATTAATATCCCCTGACTTTTGCCTTtaaaagatagataaataaaggGAATTATAATGATGTGAAgaccaaaaaaatatatcataaaatcaaagaatttcaggGGCAGAAAGATCTTAGAGAATCACCTAgttcaaccctatcattttacaggtgagaataGTACAgtccagaaaagtaaaatgactcaGGGGATCTTGGATTTGGAATAGAAATCAGAAGTCATTAAGTCAAACCAACCCCTGCCTAAAGCATGAATCCTTTCTACCATATCCCCAGTAAATGATTGTCCCACCTTCATTTAAAGTACTTGGGAGATGGTGTTATCTCCAACAGTAGCCTTTAGGAACCTCTTTCTTAGGTTaatttgaaatctgctttccaaTAACTTTCATTCTTTggcccattttttcctctggggCCCTGCAGAATAGAATTGCATCTTCCAAATGACAGtcaactttcaaatatttgaatacttAAAGATACTCTAAGTAGTTAATATTGTATCAATTTTTTTTGCACACTTCAATACATTTCTTTTAaggtgataggatcatagattttggcCTAGAAAGGGaaggtatgggttatacattgGTATTTTATGTAGTTACCAAGTCATGCAATTATTAGCAGTTCTTGAGGACTAAAATCTGTTTGAAAAGCTCTTTGTTTTGGAGATACAAATGGCTTTTGCAAATGGCTTTGCCCTGGACTTTGTTCTAGAGAGGGTAAGAAAGATTAGAATGCCCATGCTCTGGAGAATATACTTACACAGTGATTCAATTTCTTTCCAAAGCTACGAAAGTCCTCAATAAAGCCTGTCTCTTTGTTTGATGGAAACTGAAGGTGCCCGAGAACATCTTCCATGAAAAAGGAAAGCAGTTGCTCTCGAAATTGGCAGCTTTTCTATAAACCAAGCAAATGGGGTATTGCATTAGTTTATCATAGATGGCAAGTTCTTGCCCCTATGTCACCCCTCAATCAATACTTCACTGGGAGATTGAAGGACCAGGTGCTGACCCCTAAGAAGTATCAAGTGTTGCCTGGTTCCTGTCCTAGCAACACCCTTCTAGTCATTAGAGATTGCTTCCTTAGGGGATTGAGGGTGAGATGGTTAATTCTGCAGACATCAACCgggtagaaaaattttaaaaagggaaggaatCCCAAACTTACCATGAACagaattttggttttcttttttagcaaTTTTTTGTGTTTGATGCGATCTACctacaatgcaaaaaaaaaaaaaaaaaaatgagattaggTCTACCCAGCACACACGCCACACTTTGAAAATGTCCTGGGTCATTGCTCATCCAAGCAAAATTTAATACTTACTGGTACAGAGGCTCTGAATCTCATAGCTTTCATGAAGAGGATGTCAATCGCTCTGGATAGGGTTTCCTTTTGACAGCAGCCCATGGGGGATCGAAGTGGTTTGCTTTCAATAATGACCAAATGCAGAATGGTAAAAAGCAACCCAGAActcaaaatataattcatttgcATTTCCGCACCACCACCCCAGCCCAAAACACACACGCGTACACTGGCCTTGTGTCACTCTAGGCAGCCTGAGTTACTTCAGGTTGGTTAGATGATAAAGGATAACCTACTTATGTTacactcccccccacccaagcTTCTCCAATGAGATGTAGCTAAAGATAACTTCAAGCTTGTAAATAGGAAGATCACTCTTGTTGCTCACTCaatttttatatgatttgtttcaccattaaaaaaaaaaaaaaactgacctcaCCATATGTGGCAGTTAGTTGGGTAAAAGCCAACTCTGAATTTACTGGTAATGATCAGGCCATCGTTTCCACAAAAACAAGGGTTTTTAACGGCATTCTGAAAAGACGTCATTGTTGTAAAGGCCTCATACACATCACTCAAAAAAGAGCTACTCAAGGAAGCCACACAATAATCAAGAAATGCCACATACAAGTTGGAGTTGACCAAATTGGACAATGACTTATGAGTTTCCTTCCAAGTCAGAGATTCTAGAATTCTGTGAACTACTACAAAGGGAAGCCAGGAAAAATCTACCCATTTGCGGTCCCAAGTGACAAAACCTGAACAGCTTCACGTTTCTCCCCTCTCCATATTCCAGGATCACTGAATCTCAACTTTGGAAGTGAACTCAGAAACCATCAGGGGTTCCGGATCTTTTTGAATTATCGACCTCTTTGGCATTCTAATGATGCCTTTTAACTGCTTCTTAGAATCAGGTTATTAGAAACATTAAGTGAAATACTGGGATTAC
It encodes the following:
- the IL26 gene encoding interleukin-26, encoding MTSFQNAVKNPCFCGNDGLIITSKFRVGFYPTNCHICKPLRSPMGCCQKETLSRAIDILFMKAMRFRASVPVDRIKHKKLLKKKTKILFMKSCQFREQLLSFFMEDVLGHLQFPSNKETGFIEDFRSFGKKLNHCFPCAPYTGEMKPLTRIKRAFYKIGNKGVYKAISELDILFPWIKNYLDGIK